One Kitasatospora sp. NBC_01287 DNA window includes the following coding sequences:
- a CDS encoding Lrp/AsnC family transcriptional regulator, with protein sequence MTADELDLALVNALQLRPRAPWSLLGQTLGISPVTAARRWRRLSQAGIAWVTAYGLPHPEDRGCIAYLDLDCAPDRLRQIADELAEDPHVMSIEHHSQGCDLVVTAAFTDLALVSRYTTERLGRLPGVNAVRVHLATGFYAEGIRWRLDSLDPAQRVELHDDHPAGHGPPSGARAEVREEDRELLIRLGVDGRLDQAELAAATGLSPSTLRRRLDRLAASDAIRFRCEIAARDAGRPVLATFRADLPPDRLDEVGPQLARLPEIRLCVSVTGAHNLVLSVWQRSLADVQRLETALARRFPDLRVAERRVSLRTVKRMGRILDAEGRAVRAVPMDIWRDPAPAS encoded by the coding sequence GTGACAGCGGACGAGCTGGACCTCGCCCTGGTGAACGCGCTGCAGCTGCGGCCCCGGGCACCCTGGTCACTACTCGGCCAGACCCTCGGGATCAGCCCGGTCACCGCGGCCCGCCGCTGGCGCCGGCTCTCGCAGGCCGGGATCGCCTGGGTGACCGCCTACGGTCTGCCGCACCCCGAGGACCGCGGGTGCATCGCCTACCTCGACCTCGACTGCGCTCCCGACCGGCTCCGGCAGATCGCCGACGAACTGGCCGAGGACCCGCACGTGATGAGCATCGAGCATCACTCCCAGGGCTGCGACCTCGTCGTCACCGCGGCCTTCACCGACCTGGCGCTGGTCTCCCGGTACACCACCGAACGGCTCGGCCGGCTCCCCGGGGTCAACGCCGTCCGCGTTCACCTGGCAACCGGCTTCTACGCCGAGGGGATCCGCTGGCGACTGGACTCACTGGACCCCGCCCAGCGCGTGGAGCTGCACGACGATCACCCGGCGGGCCATGGGCCACCGTCCGGAGCGCGAGCTGAAGTCCGCGAAGAAGACCGTGAGTTGCTCATCAGGCTGGGCGTCGACGGCCGCCTCGACCAGGCCGAGCTGGCCGCCGCCACCGGGCTCAGCCCGTCCACGCTGCGCCGGCGCCTGGACCGGCTGGCCGCCTCCGACGCGATCCGCTTCCGCTGCGAGATCGCCGCCCGCGACGCCGGGCGGCCGGTCCTGGCGACCTTCCGGGCCGACCTTCCCCCGGACCGGCTCGACGAGGTCGGCCCGCAGCTGGCCAGACTCCCCGAGATCCGGCTGTGCGTGTCCGTCACCGGCGCGCACAACCTCGTGCTCTCCGTCTGGCAGCGCTCCCTCGCCGACGTCCAGCGGTTGGAAACCGCTCTCGCACGCAGGTTCCCCGACCTGCGGGTGGCCGAGCGCCGGGTGTCGCTGCGCACCGTGAAGCGGATGGGCCGGATCCTGGACGCGGAGGGACGCGCGGTCCGCGCCGTCCCGATGGACATCTGGCGAGACCCCGCCCCGGCCTCCTGA
- a CDS encoding M20 family metallopeptidase, translating to MSLHDDALTLAPDLVRLRHDLHRFPELGLDLPRTQERVLRALDGLPLEVSQGSALSSVTAVLRGGRPGPVVLLRGDMDGLPVAEKAPLPFAADNGAMHACGHDLHTAMLAGAAHLLAARREQLHGDVVFMFQPGEEGSDGAGAMLAEGVLDAAGRRPVAAYALHVASAMPHGEFGSRRGPILAASDALNVTVHGAGGHGSAPHRAKDPIPAACEMITALQTMVTRRFDVFDPVVVTVGLIQAGTQRNIIPETAYFEATVRTFSAEARSKVADAASELVRAIAAAHGLRAEVEYLPGYPVTVTDGAETDFLADTVRDVFGEERYQPMPNPMTGAEDFSRVLDTVPGSFVWLGAAPKGTDPDSLPLNHSPYAEFDDAVLPDGAALLAELATRRLAA from the coding sequence GTGTCCCTGCACGACGACGCTCTCACTCTGGCCCCGGACCTGGTCCGGCTCCGCCACGACCTGCACCGGTTCCCCGAGCTGGGCCTCGACCTCCCGCGCACCCAGGAGCGGGTGCTGCGGGCCCTCGACGGACTGCCGCTGGAGGTGAGCCAGGGCTCCGCGCTGAGTTCGGTCACCGCTGTGCTGCGCGGCGGCCGACCGGGGCCGGTGGTGCTGCTGCGCGGCGACATGGACGGCCTGCCGGTCGCCGAGAAGGCCCCGCTGCCGTTCGCCGCCGACAACGGCGCCATGCACGCGTGCGGACACGATCTGCACACCGCCATGCTCGCGGGCGCGGCACACCTGCTGGCCGCTCGGCGGGAGCAGCTCCACGGCGACGTGGTCTTCATGTTCCAGCCCGGCGAGGAAGGCTCGGACGGCGCCGGCGCCATGCTGGCCGAGGGTGTGCTGGACGCGGCGGGCCGGCGCCCGGTCGCCGCCTACGCCCTGCACGTCGCGTCGGCCATGCCGCACGGGGAGTTCGGCTCCCGGCGCGGACCGATCCTCGCCGCCTCCGATGCGCTGAACGTCACCGTCCACGGTGCGGGCGGCCACGGCTCGGCACCGCATCGGGCCAAGGACCCCATCCCGGCGGCCTGCGAGATGATCACCGCCCTGCAGACCATGGTGACCCGCCGCTTCGACGTGTTCGATCCGGTGGTGGTCACCGTCGGACTGATCCAGGCCGGCACCCAGCGCAACATCATCCCCGAGACCGCCTACTTCGAGGCGACCGTGCGCACCTTCTCCGCCGAGGCGCGGTCCAAGGTCGCCGACGCCGCGTCGGAGCTGGTCAGGGCCATCGCGGCCGCCCACGGCCTGCGGGCGGAGGTGGAGTACCTGCCCGGGTACCCGGTGACCGTGACCGACGGGGCCGAGACCGACTTCCTGGCCGACACCGTCCGAGACGTCTTCGGCGAGGAGCGCTACCAGCCGATGCCGAACCCGATGACCGGGGCGGAGGACTTCTCCCGGGTCCTTGACACCGTTCCGGGCTCCTTCGTGTGGCTCGGCGCTGCCCCGAAGGGGACCGACCCCGACAGCCTGCCGCTCAACCACTCCCCCTACGCGGAGTTCGACGACGCGGTGCTCCCCGACGGAGCCGCGCTCCTCGCCGAACTCGCCACCCGCCGCCTCGCGGCCTGA
- a CDS encoding nuclear transport factor 2 family protein, with protein sequence MTEPRDVVEQQLAAYNSHDIDAFVATYAEDVTVHRANGTRLRGRPALRDRYVGQFAEGRCRAEIVGRLSEGDWVVDHEVAHGLAEEPVRVLVAYRVREGLIDRVDFLN encoded by the coding sequence ATGACCGAACCGCGCGACGTGGTCGAGCAGCAGCTCGCCGCCTACAACAGCCACGACATCGACGCTTTCGTCGCCACCTACGCCGAGGACGTCACGGTCCACCGGGCCAACGGCACCCGACTGCGGGGCCGGCCGGCTCTGCGTGACAGGTACGTCGGACAGTTCGCCGAAGGCCGCTGCCGGGCGGAGATCGTGGGGCGGCTCAGCGAAGGCGACTGGGTGGTCGACCACGAAGTCGCCCACGGCCTGGCCGAGGAGCCGGTCCGCGTCCTGGTGGCCTACCGGGTGCGCGAAGGCCTCATCGACCGCGTCGACTTCCTCAACTGA
- the efeU gene encoding iron uptake transporter permease EfeU, which yields MLPTFVIGLREGLEAALIVGIIASFLAQRGRRDALRRVWLGVGLAVSLCTAVAVALQVYSADLPQRQQEQLETVVGAVAVLMVSYMVLWMRRHSRDLRHDLESTAGEALAKGSASALVAMAFLAVLREGLETSVFLLATFNESDNPWFGGIGALLGILLAVAIGYGIYRGGVRINLSRFFRATGVVLVLVAAGLVATAVMTAFEGGWINQGPQAFDLSWLVRPGTPIAAVVTGVLGIQPFPTWSMVVAWLVYAVPMTAVVLWPARRRPGAPRPRAAAPVEAGAGSGAEAV from the coding sequence ATGCTCCCCACGTTCGTCATCGGACTACGCGAAGGGCTGGAGGCGGCCCTCATCGTGGGCATCATCGCCTCCTTCCTCGCCCAGCGGGGACGCCGTGACGCGCTGCGCCGGGTCTGGCTGGGCGTGGGTCTCGCGGTCTCGCTCTGCACCGCGGTCGCCGTCGCGCTGCAGGTGTACTCCGCGGACCTGCCGCAGCGTCAGCAGGAGCAGCTGGAGACCGTGGTCGGCGCGGTGGCGGTCCTGATGGTCAGCTACATGGTGCTCTGGATGCGCCGTCACTCCCGCGATCTGCGCCACGACCTGGAGAGCACGGCCGGCGAGGCGCTGGCCAAGGGCTCGGCGTCCGCGCTGGTCGCCATGGCCTTCCTGGCCGTGCTCCGCGAGGGCCTGGAGACCTCGGTCTTCCTGCTGGCCACCTTCAACGAGAGCGACAACCCGTGGTTCGGCGGCATCGGCGCGCTGCTCGGCATCCTGCTGGCGGTCGCGATCGGCTACGGGATCTACCGGGGCGGGGTGCGGATCAACCTCTCCCGGTTCTTCCGCGCCACCGGCGTGGTCCTGGTGCTGGTCGCCGCCGGCCTGGTGGCCACCGCGGTGATGACCGCGTTCGAGGGCGGCTGGATCAACCAGGGTCCGCAGGCCTTCGACCTCTCCTGGCTGGTGCGCCCCGGGACCCCGATCGCCGCCGTCGTCACCGGCGTGCTCGGGATCCAGCCCTTCCCCACCTGGTCGATGGTGGTGGCCTGGCTGGTCTACGCCGTACCGATGACCGCCGTGGTGCTCTGGCCGGCCCGCCGCCGTCCGGGCGCCCCGCGCCCGCGGGCCGCGGCACCGGTCGAGGCCGGCGCCGGTTCCGGCGCCGAAGCCGTCTGA
- the efeO gene encoding iron uptake system protein EfeO, producing the protein MQSPAVPTDRLAARSTARRVLVSATTLALTGLLLTACGGSAKKSAAPAAGKDAATAVNITISDQGCTPSPAKVPAGPVKFTVANKNSGKVTEAELLDSGKMLGEKENLTPGLSGDFSLTLDAGKYQVYCPGAGTSHTDFEVTGSTANTWKDNPALVTATTQYASWVDDQTKQLVAATKAFDDAVRAGNADQAKQLYGKARAFYEKIEPTAEIWGDLDGRIDGRIDDAPSPDQFTGYHRLEQALWQQNSLTGTDKLADQLDADVNQLYTQVQTVEYQPAVIANGATDLVNEIETSKVTGEEERYSHTDLIDFQANLDGANEAIGVLMPVLQQKNPQLAASITAAYQKTTAALAPYAAAPGYENTGFVDYSTVTDDQRKVLSTTVNAYAEVVSKVAGVVA; encoded by the coding sequence GTGCAGTCCCCCGCTGTGCCGACCGACCGCCTCGCCGCCCGCTCGACCGCCCGGCGCGTCCTGGTCAGTGCGACCACCCTCGCGCTGACCGGGCTGCTGCTGACCGCCTGCGGTGGCTCGGCCAAGAAGAGCGCCGCGCCCGCCGCGGGCAAGGACGCCGCCACCGCGGTCAACATCACCATCAGCGACCAGGGCTGCACCCCCTCCCCCGCCAAGGTGCCGGCCGGCCCGGTCAAGTTCACGGTGGCCAACAAGAACTCCGGCAAGGTCACCGAGGCCGAACTGCTGGACAGCGGCAAGATGCTGGGTGAGAAGGAGAACCTGACCCCGGGCCTGTCCGGCGACTTCTCGCTCACCCTGGACGCGGGCAAGTACCAGGTCTACTGCCCGGGGGCCGGCACCAGCCACACCGACTTCGAGGTCACCGGCTCGACCGCGAACACCTGGAAGGACAACCCGGCGCTGGTCACCGCCACCACCCAGTACGCGAGTTGGGTGGACGACCAGACCAAGCAGCTGGTCGCCGCCACCAAGGCCTTCGACGACGCGGTCCGCGCCGGCAACGCCGACCAGGCCAAGCAGCTGTACGGCAAGGCCCGCGCCTTCTACGAGAAGATCGAGCCGACCGCCGAGATCTGGGGCGACCTGGACGGCCGGATCGACGGCCGGATCGACGACGCGCCCAGCCCGGACCAGTTCACCGGCTACCACCGCCTGGAGCAGGCGCTCTGGCAGCAGAACTCGCTGACCGGCACGGACAAGCTCGCCGACCAGCTGGACGCCGACGTCAACCAGCTCTACACCCAGGTGCAGACCGTCGAGTACCAGCCCGCCGTGATCGCCAACGGCGCCACCGACCTGGTCAACGAGATCGAGACCTCCAAGGTGACCGGCGAGGAGGAGCGGTACTCGCACACCGACCTGATCGACTTCCAGGCCAACCTGGACGGCGCCAACGAGGCGATCGGCGTGCTGATGCCGGTGCTCCAGCAGAAGAACCCGCAGCTGGCGGCGAGCATCACCGCGGCCTACCAGAAGACCACCGCCGCGCTGGCCCCGTACGCCGCCGCCCCTGGCTACGAGAACACCGGCTTCGTCGACTACAGCACCGTCACCGACGACCAGCGCAAGGTCCTGTCGACCACCGTGAACGCGTACGCCGAGGTCGTCTCCAAGGTCGCCGGAGTGGTGGCGTGA
- the efeB gene encoding iron uptake transporter deferrochelatase/peroxidase subunit, producing the protein MTSHDQEPAGPGGPAPTGGVSRRRLLGGIGALGATAAAATAVTLTVRHGDDVRPTADDTQMVPFRGAHQAGIATPAQDRLCFAAFDVVPGTSRDDLAAMLRTWTAAVEAMTLGRTVPGEQEDPNSPPEDTGEAVGLTPGNLTVTIGYGPSLFDDRFGLAARRPAALSPLPTLPREDLAPGSSDGDICVQACSDDPQVAFHAVRNLRRLGTGVVNPRWMELGFGRTASTSPAQATPRNLMGFKDGTRNIDAADQALMAQHVWIGSEEPQNWIRGGSYLVSRKIRMLLEQWDRDNLADQQNVFGRQKSTGAPLTGTQERDTPDFAARSGGDYVIPVTSHVRLAAPENNGGLRILRRGYSYTDGIDPVTTQLLGGLFFLAYMKSPGQFVSLQKILGQHDALNEYIQHLSGGLFVVPPGLAQGQDWAGQLFG; encoded by the coding sequence GTGACCTCCCACGACCAGGAACCGGCCGGGCCGGGCGGCCCGGCGCCTACCGGCGGCGTCAGCCGGCGGCGGCTGCTCGGCGGCATCGGGGCGCTCGGCGCCACCGCGGCCGCCGCCACCGCGGTCACCCTGACCGTGCGGCACGGCGACGACGTCAGGCCGACCGCGGACGACACCCAGATGGTGCCCTTCCGCGGCGCCCATCAGGCGGGCATCGCCACCCCGGCGCAGGACCGCCTCTGCTTCGCCGCCTTCGACGTGGTGCCCGGCACCAGCCGGGACGACCTCGCGGCGATGCTGCGCACCTGGACCGCGGCCGTCGAGGCGATGACGCTGGGCCGCACCGTCCCGGGCGAGCAGGAGGACCCGAACAGCCCGCCAGAGGACACCGGCGAGGCCGTCGGCCTCACCCCGGGCAACCTCACGGTGACCATCGGCTACGGCCCCTCGCTCTTCGACGACCGCTTCGGCCTGGCGGCGCGGCGCCCCGCAGCGCTCAGCCCGCTGCCGACGCTGCCCCGCGAGGACCTCGCCCCGGGCTCCTCCGACGGCGACATCTGCGTCCAGGCCTGCTCGGACGACCCCCAGGTCGCCTTCCACGCCGTGCGCAACCTGCGCCGGCTGGGCACCGGCGTGGTGAACCCGCGCTGGATGGAACTCGGCTTCGGCCGCACCGCCTCCACCTCGCCGGCCCAGGCCACCCCGCGCAACCTGATGGGCTTCAAGGACGGCACCCGCAACATCGACGCCGCCGACCAGGCGCTGATGGCCCAGCACGTCTGGATCGGCTCCGAGGAGCCGCAGAACTGGATCCGCGGCGGCTCGTACCTGGTCAGCCGGAAGATCCGGATGCTGCTGGAGCAGTGGGACCGGGACAACCTGGCCGACCAGCAGAACGTCTTCGGCCGGCAGAAGTCCACCGGCGCCCCGCTGACCGGCACCCAGGAGCGGGACACTCCGGACTTCGCCGCCCGCAGCGGCGGTGACTACGTCATCCCGGTCACCTCCCACGTGCGGCTCGCCGCCCCGGAGAACAACGGCGGCCTGCGGATCCTGCGCCGCGGCTACTCCTACACCGACGGCATCGATCCGGTGACCACCCAGCTGCTGGGCGGGCTCTTCTTCCTCGCCTACATGAAGAGCCCCGGCCAGTTCGTCTCGCTGCAGAAGATCCTCGGGCAGCACGACGCGCTCAACGAGTACATCCAGCACCTCTCCGGCGGCCTCTTCGTCGTGCCGCCGGGGCTGGCCCAGGGGCAGGACTGGGCGGGCCAGCTCTTCGGCTGA
- a CDS encoding transglycosylase SLT domain-containing protein, giving the protein MNAVFSASRVRKSAALLVSAAGIAALGAAVAPSAASAATPQEIAASVVPGDQLASFDQIIAHESGWNVTATNPSSGAYGLAQALPGSKMASAGADWQTNAGTQIKWAYDYMNSRYGSPNQAWAYWQIHHNY; this is encoded by the coding sequence TTGAACGCCGTTTTCTCTGCTTCTCGTGTGCGTAAGTCTGCTGCTCTTCTTGTTTCGGCTGCTGGTATCGCGGCGTTGGGTGCCGCTGTGGCTCCGTCGGCCGCGTCGGCGGCGACGCCGCAGGAGATCGCGGCGAGTGTGGTGCCGGGTGACCAGTTGGCGTCGTTCGACCAGATCATCGCGCATGAGAGTGGTTGGAACGTGACGGCGACGAATCCGTCCTCGGGTGCGTATGGTCTGGCGCAGGCGTTGCCGGGTTCGAAGATGGCGTCGGCGGGTGCGGACTGGCAGACCAACGCGGGTACGCAGATCAAGTGGGCGTACGACTACATGAACTCGCGGTACGGCAGCCCGAACCAGGCGTGGGCGTACTGGCAGATCCACCACAACTACTGA